The Desulfobulbaceae bacterium genome has a segment encoding these proteins:
- the acpP gene encoding acyl carrier protein, whose protein sequence is MSVQDKLIDIIAEQLSVDKEKVVPAASFVDDLGADSLDLVELIMAMEEAFEVEIADEVAEKIITVQDAITHIQSVKG, encoded by the coding sequence ATGTCTGTGCAGGATAAATTGATCGATATCATCGCCGAACAACTCAGTGTTGACAAAGAGAAGGTAGTTCCGGCTGCCTCGTTCGTAGATGACCTTGGTGCGGATTCCTTGGACTTGGTCGAGTTGATCATGGCAATGGAAGAGGCATTCGAGGTGGAGATTGCAGATGAGGTAGCTGAAAAGATTATTACCGTTCAGGACGCAATCACTCACATTCAGTCGGTTAAGGGCTAG
- the fabG gene encoding 3-oxoacyl-[acyl-carrier-protein] reductase, producing MELSGRVAVVTGGGRGIGQAVSLRLGALGAKVIVNYVNRAEPALETVAMIKATGGDAKALKFDVADGIATQEALQSVVADEGRLDILVNNAGITRDGLLVKMKDEAWDAVLDTNLKGAFNCIRAVSRVMMKQRGGRIINISSVIGFAGNPGQVNYASAKAGLIGLTKSVARELASRAITVNAVAPGYIETEMTSGLSEEVTARLMSEIPLARLGNPADVAAAVAYLASDDASYVTGQTIHVNGGMYM from the coding sequence ATGGAACTAAGTGGAAGAGTGGCCGTAGTAACTGGCGGAGGCCGAGGTATCGGTCAGGCCGTAAGTCTACGGTTGGGAGCCCTTGGAGCCAAGGTAATTGTTAATTACGTGAATCGTGCTGAGCCTGCCTTGGAAACCGTAGCCATGATCAAGGCTACGGGGGGTGACGCCAAGGCGCTCAAATTCGACGTCGCAGACGGCATTGCAACCCAAGAAGCCCTTCAGTCTGTAGTCGCAGACGAAGGACGGCTTGATATTTTGGTTAATAATGCCGGGATCACACGGGATGGCTTGTTGGTCAAAATGAAAGACGAGGCCTGGGATGCTGTGCTGGATACCAACCTCAAAGGTGCATTTAACTGCATCCGCGCAGTGTCCAGAGTGATGATGAAGCAGCGGGGGGGGCGGATTATTAACATCTCCTCGGTGATCGGTTTTGCCGGGAACCCAGGACAGGTCAATTATGCCTCGGCCAAGGCCGGGCTTATCGGTTTGACCAAGTCTGTGGCTAGAGAGTTGGCATCTCGGGCAATTACTGTTAATGCTGTAGCTCCGGGCTATATTGAAACCGAAATGACCAGTGGTCTGTCGGAAGAAGTGACCGCCAGGTTGATGTCCGAGATTCCCTTGGCTCGTTTGGGTAATCCTGCTGATGTCGCTGCTGCGGTTGCCTATCTTGCCAGTGATGATGCTTCGTACGTAACCGGCCAGACGATTCATGTCAATGGTGGGATGTATATGTGA